A region of the Bacillus sp. NP247 genome:
GAAGATCGCGTTTATCTATCTGCGAAGAAACATGTTGGAATTGAAGAGCTTGTAGAAATGGTTCGCTCGCATATTTATAAAGAGTATACGAAGTGTGAAATGTTAATTCCGTATGATCAAGGACAGATAGTTTCGTATTTCAACAATCATGCGCACGTTTTATCTACGAGTTATGAAAACGAAGGTACGAAAATTGCACTAGAATGTAAGACGAGTGATTACGAGAAGTATAAGCGTTTTGCTATTTAATAGAAAAGGCGATCCTAATATGCTTTAGGGTCGTCTTTTTCTTCATAGTTGCAAGCCTTCCTTTCGTCCTGTCCCAGTATAAAAGAAAACACAGAGAGTTCATATAAATAAATCCGACAAAGCATATAGAAAAAATATATTTTTTTAGAAGTTAAATTTCTGGAAAAAGAAACGAAACCAGTATAGAATAGAAATGTTTCAAAACTCAGAATTTATTACACCTACTGTAATAAATATATATTTTGTACAGGAAGGAGCGATTCATATATGCAGGCAGTTTCACAAAAAAATGCAGTGGAAACACCAACAATATATCGAATATTATTTGCGATTAGTTTCGGACATTTTTTAAATGATTCGATGCAAGCAGTTGTGCCGGCGTTGTTTCCTATTTTGGAAAAAACGATGAATTTATCCTACATGCAAGTAGGGTGGATAGCGTTCGCGCTAAATATGACGTCATCGATTATGCAGCCGGTTTTTGGTATGTATTCAGATAAGAAGCCGTCACCATTTTTATTACCACTCGGTATGTTTTCGAGTATGCTTGGGATGATTGGGCTCGCGTTTGCCCCGAATTTTATAGTTGTTATTATTTCTGTTTTATTTATTGGATTAGGTTCCGCAGTCTTTCATCCAGAAGGTGCCCGAGTTGCTTATATGGCGGCAGGTGCCAAACGTGGTTTAGCACAAGCGATTTATCAAGTGGGAGGAAATACAGGGAATTCGCTAGCACCTATTTTTACAGCGCTGATTTTCGTTCCGCTCGGTCAAATTGGTTCTCTAGGTTTTACTGCTTTCGCAGCGGTAGGGATTGTATTGTTAATTTTTGTTTCAAGTTGGTATAAAAATGAATTAGCAACTGGCGCTGTGAGAAGAAAAAAGAGGGCTGCACTTGAGGCTGAAAATGCGATTGTAAGTAAGCGCATTAAATTTGTTATTATACTTCTTGTTTTTCTAACATTCGTACGTTCTTGGTACGGTGCTGGTATCGGGAATTTCTATCAATTTTATTTAATAGAGCATTACGGTTTATCGATAAAAAATGCACAGTATTTCGTCTTCGCTTTTATGATTGCTGGTGTATTAGGTACTTTCTTTGGTGGTCCGTTAGCAGATAAATTCGGTAAGAAAAAGATAATTGTATTTTCAATGCTCGGTTCAGCGCCGCTTGCATTATTGTTACCGCACGTTTCTCTTATGTGGGTTGTACCGTTGTTTTTATGCATTGGATTTATTAGCTCTAGTAGTTTTAGTGTAATCGTTGTATATGCACAAGAACTTGTTCCAGGGAAAGTTGGAATGGTATCGGGATTA
Encoded here:
- a CDS encoding MFS transporter, translating into MQAVSQKNAVETPTIYRILFAISFGHFLNDSMQAVVPALFPILEKTMNLSYMQVGWIAFALNMTSSIMQPVFGMYSDKKPSPFLLPLGMFSSMLGMIGLAFAPNFIVVIISVLFIGLGSAVFHPEGARVAYMAAGAKRGLAQAIYQVGGNTGNSLAPIFTALIFVPLGQIGSLGFTAFAAVGIVLLIFVSSWYKNELATGAVRRKKRAALEAENAIVSKRIKFVIILLVFLTFVRSWYGAGIGNFYQFYLIEHYGLSIKNAQYFVFAFMIAGVLGTFFGGPLADKFGKKKIIVFSMLGSAPLALLLPHVSLMWVVPLFLCIGFISSSSFSVIVVYAQELVPGKVGMVSGLIVGLAFGLGALGAVVLGKLADMYSLQFIMLLCSCLPLIGLTSWLLPNDKKTIE